The Pseudomonas triclosanedens genome has a window encoding:
- a CDS encoding alkaline phosphatase family protein: MRHDVILVILDGLNYSVAHDCMGHLQALCNAGRGQLYRIECELPSLSRPLYECILTGVAPIDSGILHNDVVRLSNQRSLFHYARGAGLTTAAAAYHWVSELYNRAPFDAARDRHTHDESLPIQHGHFYWTDHYPDSHLFADAESLRRRHSPNCLVVHPMNIDDAGHKHGLSTPQYRNSARHADIILSEYLHLWLETGYQVMVTADHGMNDDRSHGGILAEEREVPLFVFGEAFSLDDQARPRQVELCGTLCELLGAAHDKPVCRELLKA, from the coding sequence ATGCGCCACGACGTCATCCTGGTCATCCTCGACGGCCTCAACTACAGCGTCGCCCATGACTGCATGGGCCATCTGCAGGCCCTCTGCAACGCCGGTCGCGGCCAGCTCTATCGCATCGAGTGCGAGCTGCCGTCGCTGTCGCGGCCGCTCTACGAGTGCATCCTTACCGGCGTCGCGCCTATCGACAGCGGCATCCTGCACAACGATGTGGTGCGCCTTTCAAACCAGCGCAGCCTGTTCCACTACGCTCGCGGCGCCGGCCTCACGACCGCCGCCGCGGCCTATCACTGGGTCAGCGAGTTGTATAACCGCGCGCCATTCGATGCGGCCCGCGACCGCCATACCCACGACGAATCGCTGCCGATCCAGCACGGCCATTTCTACTGGACCGACCATTACCCCGACTCGCACCTGTTCGCCGATGCGGAGTCGCTGCGCCGTCGGCATTCGCCGAACTGCCTCGTTGTGCATCCGATGAACATCGACGACGCCGGCCACAAGCACGGCCTGAGCACACCGCAGTACCGCAACAGCGCGCGGCATGCCGACATCATCCTCTCCGAATACCTGCACCTGTGGCTGGAGACCGGCTATCAGGTGATGGTCACCGCCGACCACGGCATGAACGACGACCGCAGCCACGGCGGCATCCTGGCGGAGGAACGCGAAGTGCCGCTATTCGTCTTCGGCGAGGCTTTCAGCCTCGATGACCAGGCGCGCCCGCGCCAGGTCGAGCTGTGCGGCACGTTGTGCGAGCTGCTCGGTGCCGCCCATGACAAACCGGTCTGCCGGGAGTTGCTCAAGGCATGA
- a CDS encoding ABC transporter permease: protein MRSNRGKLIALLFLLPFAVFFIAFQIAPLVWVAVNSLRAGDAWGLGNFAEILDSPFYRQAIRYSLEISIWSSLIGLLIAVLGSYSLRQVDSRLRDFVMAFANMTSNFAGVPLAFAFIIILGFNGAITLLLKQAGIIEDFNLYSKTGLIILYTYFQIPLGVMLLYPAFDALREDWRESAALLGANHWQFWRYIGIPVLTPALLGTFVILLANALGAYATVYSLTTGNFNVVPIRIAGLVSGDVFLDPNMASALAMFLVGLMTLITLAHQWLLRRSYHVQK from the coding sequence ATGAGATCGAATCGCGGAAAACTCATCGCCCTGCTCTTCCTGCTGCCCTTCGCGGTGTTCTTCATTGCCTTCCAGATCGCCCCGCTGGTGTGGGTCGCGGTCAACAGCCTGCGCGCCGGCGATGCCTGGGGGCTGGGCAACTTCGCCGAAATCCTGGACTCGCCGTTCTATCGCCAGGCAATCCGCTACAGCCTGGAAATCTCGATCTGGTCGAGCCTGATCGGCCTGCTCATCGCCGTGCTCGGCAGCTATTCGCTACGCCAGGTGGACAGCAGGCTGCGCGACTTCGTGATGGCCTTCGCCAACATGACCAGCAACTTCGCGGGAGTGCCGCTGGCCTTCGCCTTCATCATCATCCTCGGCTTCAACGGCGCCATCACGCTTCTGCTGAAGCAAGCGGGGATCATCGAAGACTTCAACCTCTACTCGAAGACCGGCCTGATCATTCTCTACACCTACTTCCAGATTCCGCTGGGGGTGATGCTGCTCTACCCGGCCTTCGACGCGCTGCGCGAGGACTGGCGCGAGTCTGCCGCCCTGCTGGGCGCCAACCACTGGCAGTTCTGGCGGTACATCGGCATTCCGGTGCTGACTCCCGCTCTGCTGGGCACCTTCGTCATTCTGCTGGCCAACGCCCTGGGCGCCTATGCCACGGTGTACTCGCTGACCACCGGCAATTTCAACGTGGTGCCGATCCGCATCGCCGGGCTGGTGTCGGGCGACGTATTCCTCGATCCGAACATGGCCAGCGCCCTGGCGATGTTCCTGGTAGGACTGATGACCCTGATCACCCTGGCCCACCAGTGGCTGTTGCGCCGGAGCTACCATGTCCAGAAGTAG
- a CDS encoding ABC transporter permease, with product MSRSRLYHRVVVYALFLLLLLPLAATLLYSLATSWSASVLPDGLTMKWYLALWSDPRFLTAFGQSLLVCFGSLVLSVVLVLPLMFVVHYYFPRLDALMNVLILLPFAVPPVVSSVGLLQLYAAGPLPLIGTPWVLIGCYFTIALPFMYRAISNNLQAINLHDLMDAAHLLGASTWQAALLVVLPNLRKGLMVALFLSFSFLIGEFVFANLLVGTRYETLQVFLNNMRNSSGHYTSAVVVSYFLFVLLLTWAANRLSKDKA from the coding sequence ATGTCCAGAAGTAGGCTCTACCACCGCGTAGTGGTGTATGCGCTGTTCCTGCTGCTCCTCCTGCCGCTGGCCGCCACGCTGCTCTACTCGCTGGCGACTTCGTGGAGCGCGAGCGTGCTGCCCGACGGCCTGACGATGAAATGGTACCTGGCACTGTGGAGCGATCCGCGCTTCCTCACCGCCTTCGGCCAGTCGCTGCTGGTGTGCTTCGGCTCGCTGGTGCTGAGTGTGGTGCTGGTGCTGCCGCTGATGTTCGTCGTGCACTACTACTTCCCGCGTCTCGACGCACTGATGAACGTACTGATCCTGCTGCCTTTCGCGGTGCCGCCGGTGGTTTCCTCGGTCGGGCTGCTACAACTCTATGCCGCGGGCCCGTTGCCGCTGATCGGCACGCCGTGGGTGCTGATCGGCTGCTACTTCACCATCGCGCTGCCGTTCATGTATCGGGCGATCAGCAATAACCTGCAGGCAATCAACCTGCACGACCTGATGGACGCCGCTCACCTGCTCGGCGCCAGCACCTGGCAAGCCGCGTTGCTGGTAGTGCTGCCGAACCTGCGCAAGGGCCTGATGGTGGCGCTGTTCCTGTCGTTCTCCTTCCTCATCGGCGAGTTCGTCTTCGCCAACCTGCTGGTGGGCACCCGCTACGAAACACTGCAGGTGTTCCTCAACAACATGCGCAACAGCAGTGGCCACTACACCAGCGCGGTGGTGGTTTCCTATTTCCTCTTCGTCCTGCTGCTCACCTGGGCGGCGAACCGTTTAAGCAAGGACAAGGCATGA